From Rhodamnia argentea isolate NSW1041297 chromosome 10, ASM2092103v1, whole genome shotgun sequence, a single genomic window includes:
- the LOC115749233 gene encoding protein TIC 56, chloroplastic, whose translation MASINFNFFDNWFTKPPNPIPLLNLNAIAQSLSPNSQSAPNFASLSSSVKPKKPDDEPDKKDGIYTQMLDQFFWECENLPDYRHTPEVEKILNEDPVFETKENPTEEEVKENERWWKEFRSSPVVQFMERAEEIADKYNELELQENDEPYRDEDKKLWQAVPHVPGLDGRPMPRKAIKTRKESDDKFWDFARQFFFGLWGFRQRPYPPGRPIDVAQAIGYKRLEKRYYDFIMRSGGWYYKDRLGRTRGPMELIQLKTAWGAGIIDKDTFVWGEDLDEWAPIHMVYGLEPAIATWEVRLGAAATAFIHKLQKGIPPWVPLKGQEKKTYKQLQQEAIESKRRDLAVLEANDGVWPGMRIPSHALFLWAGGSELTTILEADHMPNKYIPKDLRIQLAKVIPGLRPWEVLSVEQAMDQITYGGQWYRLPLGTYHTGPPYIQHWNKDVKRMFRIFFNLSTRVYNKLDRTIPGFTQIMEKVHADSAARDARRKERREAQKRAEQEEAMYGRARKSP comes from the exons ATGGCGTCGATCAACTTCAACTTCTTCGACAACTGGTTCACCAAACCCCCGAACCCAATCCCTCTCTTGAACCTCAACGCCATCGCTCAGTCGCTCTCCCCCAACTCCCAGAGCGCCCCCAACTTCGCTTCCCTGAGCTCAAGCGTCAAACCCAAGAAGCCTGACGACGAGCCCGACAAGAAGGACGGCATCTACACTCAGATGCTGGACCAGTTCTTCTGGGAATGCGAGAACTTGCCCGATTACAGGCACACCCCCGAGGTCGAGAAGATCCTGAACGAAGACCCGGTCTTCGAGACCAAAGAGAACCCCACCGAGGAAGAGGTGAAGGAGAACGAGAGATGGTGGAAGGAGTTCAGGTCGAGCCCCGTCGTGCAGTTCATGGAGCGAGCCGAGGAGATTGCGGATAAGTACAACGAGTTGGAGCTCCAGGAGAATGATGAGCCGTACAGGGACGAGGATAAGAAGCTGTGGCAGGCGGTCCCGCACGTGCCGGGGCTCGACGGCCGCCCGATGCCGAGGAAGGCGATCAAGACGAGGAAGGAGAGTGATGACAAGTTCTGGGATTTCGCGCGGCAGTTTTTCTTCGGGCTCTGGGGCTTCAGGCAACGGCCATACCCGCCGGGGCGGCCCATTGACGTTGCACAGGCTATTGGGTATAAGCGCCTCGAGAAGCGGTATTATGATT TTATCATGAGGAGTGGTGGCTGGTACTATAAGGATCGATTGGGTCGAACTCGAGGACCAATGGAACTAATACAACTTAAAACAGCTTGGGGTGCTGGAATAATTGACAAGGACACATTCGTTTGGGGTGAGGACCTGGATGAATGGGCTCCAATTCATATGGTTTATGGACTAGAACCTGCCATTGCCACATGGGAAG TGAGACTAGGTGCTGCGGCCACTGCATTCATTCACAAACTCCAGAAAGGAATACCTCCTTGGGTACCTCTCAAGGGGCAAGAGAAGAAAACTTACAAGCAGCTCCAGCAAGAAGCTATAGAAAGCAAGAGACGCGATCTAGCGGTACTCGAAGCCAATGATGGTGTTTGGCCTGGAATGAGAATTCCAAGTCATGCCCTATTTCTTTGGGCTGGTGGTTCAGAACTTACAACCATTTTAGAAGCTGACCACATGCCAAACAAGTACATCCCAAAAGATCTCAG GATCCAATTGGCTAAAGTAATACCTGGTTTAAGGCCTTGGGAAGTTTTGAGCGTTGAACAAGCAATGGATCAGATAACATATGGTGGACAATGGTACCGTCTACCCCTTGGTACTTACCATACAGGTCCTCCATACATCCAGCATTGGAACAAGGATGTTAAG AGAATGTTTAGGATATTCTTCAACTTGAGCACTAGAGTGTACAACAAACTAGACAGGACTATACCTGGTTTTACCCAAATAATGGAGAAAGTCCACGCTGACTCGGCTGCAAGGGATGCGAGACGCAAGGAGAGGAGGGAAGCACAAAAGAGAGCCGAGCAGGAGGAGGCCATGTATGGTAGAGCTCGGAAAAGCCCATAG
- the LOC125312608 gene encoding glycine-rich cell wall structural protein 1.8 — translation MKRDLSPTSLRNGGGEHQDRPEDGAENPESKTFLNSLLSAIVPEKAPPATTADEAGGGHDDAADGGREVGEESGGGGGGIIGHLISDLVSPGSPEAGQSSGKRKAGGLDVEDGGRGGELGGISRPRSDGESEAGGGGGGGGVMSSLLSSFFHSSEEGGGADAAAGDVEIEGHRATEGGEKTAAKSEAEEVGGGGIIENIVSHLPPSILEVASPTTDEASILIHSIVRD, via the exons ATGAAGCGAGATCTCAGCCCGACCTCCCTCCGGAACGGCGGAGGTGAGCATCAGGACCGACCAGAGGATGGAGCAGAGAACCCAGAGAGCAAGACGTTCTTGAACAGTCTCCTCTCCGCCATCGTCCCCGAAAAGGCACCGCCAGCAACAACGGCGGATGAAGCCGGCGGTGGACACGACGACGCCGCAGACGGGGGTCGCGAGGTCGGCGAAgaaagcggcggcggcggcggcgggatcATCGGTCACTTGATCTCGGACCTGGTCTCTCCGGGGAGCCCCGAGGCGGGGCAGTCGTCGGGTAAGAGGAAAGCTGGAGGCTTGGACGTCGAGGACGGCGGAAGAGGCGGCGAGCTCGGTGGGATTTCGAGGCCGAGGAGTGATGGCGAAAGTGaagctggtggtggtggtggtggtggtggcgtgaTGAGCAGTCTTCTCTCGAGCTTCTTTCACTCAAgtgaagagggaggaggagcTGATGCTGCTGCCGGAGATGTTGAGATAGAGGGACATCGGGCGACTGAAGGAGGCGAGAAGACGGCGGCGAAGTCGGAGGCTGAAGAGGTCGGCGGCGGGGGCATCATCGAGAATATCGTCTCTCACCTGCCTCCGTCTATTCTAG AGGTTGCAAGTCCGACTACTGACGAGGCTTCTATTCTGATTCACTCCATCGTTCGAGATTGA
- the LOC115749234 gene encoding 40S ribosomal protein S4-like → MARGLKKHLKRLNAPKHWMLDKLGGAFAPKPSSGPHKSRECLPLILILRNRLKYALTYREVIAILMQRQVLVDAKVRTDKTYPTGFMDVVSIPKTNENFRLLYDTKGRFRLHSIRDDEAKFKLCKVRSVQFGQKGIPYLNTYDGRTIRYPDPLIKANDTIKLDLETNKITEFIKFDVGNVVMVTGGRNRGRVGVIKNREKHKGTFETIHVQDSLGHEFATRLGNVFIIGKGTKPWVSLPKGKGIKLSIIEEAKKRLAAQASATA, encoded by the exons ATG GCTCGAGGGTTGAAGAAACATTTGAAGAGGTTAAATGCCCCTAAGCATTGGATGCTTGACAAGCTAGGAGGTGCCTTT GCGCCAAAGCCTTCGTCTGGACCCCACAAATCAAGGGAATGCTTGCCATTGATCCTTATCCTTCGTAACAGGCTGAAATATGCCCTTACATATCGTGAGGTTATAGCTATCTTGATGCAGCGCCAAGTTCTTGTTGATGCCAAAGTGAGGACGGATAAGACATATCCTACTGGTTTCATGG ATGTTGTGTCAATCCCCAAGACCAATGAGAACTTCCGCCTCCTCTATGATACAAAGGGTAGATTCAGGCTTCACAGCATTAGGGATGATGAGGCAAAG TTTAAGCTATGCAAAGTGCGATCTGTCCAGTTTGGGCAGAAGGGCATCCCTTATCTGAACACTTACGATGGTCGTACGATCCGCTATCCAGACCCTCTGATCAAGGCCAATGATACCATCAAGCTTGACCTTGAGACCAACAAGATCACTGAATTCATCAAATTTGATGTTGGGAATGTTGTCATGGTGACTGGTGGAAGGAACAGAGGGCGTGTTGGTGTCATCAAGAACAGGGAGAAGCATAAGGGTACTTTTGAAACCATCCACGTCCAAGATTCTCTTGGACATGAGTTTGCTACTCGGTTGGGTAATGTCTTCATTATCGGTAAAGGAACAAAACCCTGGGTGTCCCTTCCCAAGGGCAAAGGTATTAAGCTGTCTATTATTGAGGAGGCCAAGAAGAGGCTTGCAGCCCAAGCATCTGCAACCGCTTAA
- the LOC115749235 gene encoding uncharacterized protein At5g01610-like, translating into MDQIMGKLGSYWLGQRANKEIDSVGDDFTSMSSSLESGTKWLVNKLKGKMQKPLPDLLKEYDLPIGIFPRDATNYEFDEETGKLTVFIPSICEVGYRDSVLRFSTTVTGILTKGKLADIEGMKTKVMIWVKVTSISSEASKLHFTAGMKKTRSREAYEFIKAGFTVDKF; encoded by the exons ATGGATCAGATAATGGGCAAGCTGGGGTCGTATTGGTTAGGCCAGAGAGCTAATAAGGAGATTGATTCCGTCGGCGACGATTTCACC TCAATGTCAAGCAGCCTCGAAAGTGGAACTAAATGGTTGGTCAACAAACTGAAAG GGAAGATGCAAAAGCCATTGCCGGATCTTCTGAAGGAATATGATTTACCAATAGGGATCTTCCCTCGTGATGCTACCAATTACGAGTTCGATGAGGAGACTGGAAAGCTCACTGTCTTCATACCATCAATTTGTGAAGTAGGCTACAGAGACTCTGTTTTACGTTTTTCCACCACGGTGACTGGCATTTTGACTAAAGGCAAGCTGGCAGACATAGAAGGGATGAAGACGAAGGTGATGATTTGGGTGAAGGTGACGTCAATTTCATCTGAAGCATCGAAGCTTCACTTCACTGCCGGTATGAAGAAAACGCGAAGCAGAGAAGCTTATGAGTTTATTAAAGCCGGGTTTACAGTTGATAAGTTTTGA